The Tubulanus polymorphus chromosome 1, tnTubPoly1.2, whole genome shotgun sequence genome contains a region encoding:
- the LOC141898089 gene encoding obg-like ATPase 1 → MPPKKKGAGEVEHPPLIGRIGTSLKCGVLGLPNVGKSTFFNVLTKSSIPAENFPFCTIDPNESRVAVPDERFDFLCKTFKPPSKVPAFLSVVDIAGLVKGAHEGQGLGNAFLSHVSACDALFHMSRAFEDEDVTHVEGDVDPVRDLGIIFDELRLKDLEYAKERLTGLEKTAVRGGDKKLKPAYDTMMKVIHLLEEDKKGVRFAVWDGKEIEVLNQHLFLTAKPIIYLINLSEKDYIRKKNKWLLKIKQWVDVNDPGAVIIPFSGALETNLLDLETDADRQAYLEEKKTNSILTKIIQTGYKTLQLEYFFTVGADEVKCWMIQRGTKAPQAAGRIHTDMEKGFIMAEVMKYDDFKELGSESAVKANGKYLQKGRDYIVHDGDILLIKFNAGAGLSDKKKK, encoded by the exons ATGCCTCCCAAAAAGAAAGGTGCTGGCGAAGTTGAACATCCACCATTGATTGGTAGAATCGGCACCAGTCTAAAGTGTGGGGTACTGGGTTTACCAAATGTAGG aaagtCGACGTTCTTCAATGTTCTGACTAAAAGTTCGATACCAGCGGAGAATTTTCCTTTCTGTACAATAGATCCAAATGAAA GTCGAGTTGCAGTTCCGGATGAAAGGTTTGATTTTCTGTGCAAGACGTTTAAACCGCCGAG TAAAGTTCCAGCATTTCTGTCGGTCGTAGATATAGCTGGTTTGGTGAAAGGGGCGCACGAAGGTCAAGGTTTAGGAAATGCATTTCTGTCTCATGTCAGTGCGTGTGATGCCTTGTTTCATATGTCGC GCGCATTTGAAGATGAAGATGTAACACACGTCGAAGGCGATGTGGATCCCGTTCGGGATTTAGGAATTATATTCGATGAACTACGTTTAAAAGATCTCGAATACGCTAAAGAAAGGTTAACTGGGTTAGAGAAGACAGCGGTCAGAGGTGGAGATAAAAAACTCAAACCGGCATAC GATACAATGATGAAAGTAATACATTTGTTGGAAGAAGATAAGAAGGGAGTTCGTTTTGCTGTGTGGGATGGAAAGGAG atcgaagtTTTGAATCAACATTTGTTCCTGACTGCCAAACCAATAATCTACTTAATCAATTTATCCGAAAAAGATTACATcagaaaaaagaataaatg GttactaaaaataaaacaatggGTAGATGTTAATGATCCTGGTGCTGTGATTATACCATTCAGTGGTGCCCTCGAAACTAATTTACTCGATCTGGAAACTGATGCCGATCGTCAGGCTTATttagaagaaaagaaaacgaaTAG tatTCTAACGAAGATCATTCAAACCGGCTACAAAACTCTACAGTTAGAATATTTCTTCACGGTTGGTGCCGATGAGGTGAAATGTTGGATGATACAG AGAGGTACGAAAGCTCCACAAGCAGCCGGTCGAATTCATACCGATATGGAGAAGGGATTCATCATGGCTGAAGTCATGAAATACGATGATTTTAAGGAATTAGGCAGTGAAAGTGCTGTCAAG